Proteins co-encoded in one Arthrobacter globiformis genomic window:
- a CDS encoding ABC transporter substrate-binding protein, translating to MSHPIDVGSVLGGRYKVTATVLSSHDQDLVLDGVDQVLNRPVSILVAGPYNADQVAQSAREVATGERPGNVQILDLGVSDATTYLITNHTSAADLLDLVVASNPPYVEPFFTDTLGSEIFGQARSYEPEAYDDEDEVEAGYINYNEGQSRPDGQYPATAPAPAASRSSHGAAAPQGLGQQAPAQAPTAPARKAPVVPPLPSARPAAGAGAAGAAAAGVAGAGAAAAGVAGSRSNRQGVPETTAPQPIQPDQGYEQDAAQHNNVEQALLQRDNNRPGNAARGAAGARAAAAGAAAASGDGHNSSKVSLWSENDYDYVPEDEYDDEGTNAHEQDRRAGNFPAVARTGTAPAADYYGDEDDEPQKEPRSMRWLVGGLLAAVLIVGLIFAVTNLGSLFKSAPQTEATPGATAPPSAATEPSAGTPTKSTAPAAGPPAIEGITRQGNFDFAATYDDDLGKAFDGNAASYWSDMEFATEDWGGLAPEGVPLVVKLKSPSQVSSITLNQLGASGGSITVYTNDRPALDGAKQVGTNSFTSPDLTMPLAEPVTAQYVIISIKNLPKLAAPKTRFGYGLRLAEIKVQ from the coding sequence GTGTCCCACCCGATCGATGTCGGATCAGTACTTGGCGGCCGCTACAAGGTCACGGCCACAGTGCTGAGTTCGCATGACCAGGATCTGGTGCTGGACGGTGTGGACCAGGTGCTGAACCGTCCGGTCAGCATCCTGGTGGCCGGCCCGTACAACGCTGACCAGGTAGCCCAAAGCGCCCGCGAAGTGGCCACGGGAGAGCGCCCGGGAAACGTGCAGATCCTGGACCTCGGAGTCAGCGACGCAACGACGTATCTGATCACCAACCACACCTCGGCCGCTGACCTGCTGGACCTCGTGGTTGCCTCAAACCCGCCCTACGTAGAGCCGTTCTTCACGGACACCCTGGGCAGCGAGATCTTCGGCCAGGCCCGCTCCTACGAACCCGAAGCCTACGACGACGAAGACGAGGTCGAAGCCGGGTACATCAACTACAACGAAGGCCAGTCACGGCCGGACGGGCAGTACCCTGCCACCGCGCCGGCCCCCGCCGCCAGCCGGTCCAGCCACGGGGCAGCGGCTCCGCAGGGGCTGGGGCAGCAGGCTCCTGCGCAGGCACCCACAGCGCCGGCGCGGAAGGCTCCTGTCGTGCCGCCGCTTCCTTCGGCCCGTCCCGCCGCGGGTGCCGGTGCCGCAGGTGCCGCAGCCGCGGGTGTGGCTGGCGCAGGTGCCGCCGCCGCGGGGGTGGCTGGGTCGCGGAGCAACAGGCAGGGCGTCCCGGAGACCACTGCGCCGCAGCCGATTCAGCCGGATCAGGGCTACGAGCAGGACGCCGCGCAGCATAACAACGTTGAGCAGGCACTTCTGCAGCGCGACAACAACCGCCCCGGAAACGCCGCACGAGGTGCCGCGGGCGCACGTGCAGCGGCCGCCGGTGCCGCCGCCGCTTCGGGTGACGGCCATAACTCATCCAAGGTGTCGCTGTGGTCCGAAAACGACTATGACTACGTCCCCGAAGACGAGTACGACGACGAGGGCACCAACGCGCACGAGCAGGACCGCCGTGCAGGCAATTTCCCTGCCGTTGCCCGCACCGGCACTGCTCCCGCTGCCGACTATTACGGCGATGAAGACGACGAGCCACAGAAGGAACCGCGTTCCATGCGGTGGCTTGTCGGTGGCCTTCTCGCGGCCGTACTGATCGTCGGGCTCATCTTCGCCGTGACCAACCTCGGCAGCCTCTTCAAGAGCGCACCGCAAACGGAAGCGACCCCCGGAGCCACCGCACCGCCGTCGGCTGCCACCGAGCCGAGTGCCGGAACGCCGACCAAGAGCACCGCTCCGGCGGCAGGGCCGCCGGCCATCGAGGGGATCACCCGCCAGGGCAACTTTGATTTCGCTGCGACGTACGACGACGACCTCGGCAAGGCGTTCGACGGAAATGCGGCCAGCTACTGGTCAGACATGGAGTTTGCTACCGAGGACTGGGGCGGCCTTGCTCCCGAGGGTGTCCCGCTGGTGGTCAAGCTCAAGAGCCCGTCCCAGGTCTCCTCGATCACTCTGAACCAGCTGGGTGCCTCGGGCGGAAGCATCACGGTCTACACCAACGACCGCCCGGCGCTCG